ACAGTTTCCTCTATGATAATGTACTGTTTCatgcttattatttaatggaatttgtaatttttgtgtaCACAGTGTCTAAAATTTGCGTCTACAAAGGCTCTGTGTGTACATTATCTGTACAACAAAGCAATGAGAACAAAAAAGAGACGTGACCTTGCGGTGTCATTTTTGCACGAAGTTGGTTCCGATACGAACCTTGGCATCGACATCTAGTTTGGCTTGACCTTAACTAGGTAAGGCGTATTACACGCTCGtgataattttgtatagaTGACAcggttattttaattgcaagttaacatttaattatgttcATATTGTCAAATGACGTAAAGCTTCACAATCATGTAGAACGTAGCATCTCGGAcaccaaatataattatgtatacgATACCTTATAAACgggtatataattttttaatctgtgaatGTTTTCACAATCCGATTTTTGGCAACGgcatgtttgtttgtatgacCTATATGTGTAATATCTCTGCTTTCTCTtcagttatatacatatatttatcgttaataaataaatgtacatataatgtatttttagtaGTGCTTACGTgaaacattactttttataattttgaattttttttttaacaatttgtaattataaagaataaaatttctacTCTTGAATCAATATCGGTTCAGTGAATAAGTAggcagaaaataatttaaagatcgCAAGTTTGTATTAAACTCTTTGTACAAGGCATAGACAATGtaagattttaatgattaaataaagtGACTTAAGGTTCACAGATGATATAATAGTTTCAGTTCTCTGAATATTGTctacttcatttaaaataaaatttcaatttaatttattgtgttacatttaaagatttattttttttaattaatcactTATCGTTGACTGTTTGTGGGCCTTGGCTTCTTTATTTATGGCCTTGTTGCATTTCTCCAAGTGAAACCTGCCTAAAATGGTCAGAAAGCATCGCTGCATCTCGCCTTTGCCAGCCATACGAAACAaagatgtttataaaataccatCATCGCGAACAAAATGTGTAAAATGTTtgcttttttcatataaataatgttagaatacattaaaaagaatacatattcataacatttaaataaaaactccttgaatgtttttgttttgttcgttctaaatattttttaatatatatacaaagataaGACGtcagttatatgtataaagaattctgaatgtgtttttatttagagCTAATTCGTCAGTTTAgtgacagataaaaaatatgaattttatttaaataggaatgaattatataaacaaaactcgtaaacttattttcaatttcttgtttatgagaattatatatatataaagaataggTTTGTTGGAATCGAAGTCAGAAATTGCTATGGCCAATAACTGAATGTACATTAAAACATATCTTGGAcacaaagttatataaaattcattcaaattagattatagatttattatttattttaaaccgaACCTTAACGGGGCGatatcgtttttatatatggaaatatcttttatatgttTCAACTAACACAGTAACCGTAATCTAAAAATTCGAGCCTTATCGTGTATGCTCATAGTTAAATTGATTCATTTGTGATAAGTGACACGAATGTTacaattaatgaaatacttataaatagtattaaaaaaaatatcaaaactatatatatatatataaagtacttaacaatataagtaattttatattaaagttttcgaTCAAATCCTATatgaataacattataattgtgttgcttaaaatataataacatattttgcaAGCTGCCTGCATATTTTAACTATCAAGTTTGATGTATGtttctgaaaattatataaaaatacagaatttattattaaaataactaacatGACTTTTTCATGATAATAATagctattatatatacaatatattgatttataaaagttaggAATTGTTTCTAAAGTTGAAAAGTATAAACTTACGTCTCcatcgataattttttttgaatttaaaatatatatatatatatatatttattataattacaaaaacattatcgGTTCGTAATGAGattttatcgattttttttattattgtaataactttttttttaaatacgaatGCTTTTTTAAGCTTATTAGAGTTTCCAATATAGGTACTGACTGGGCTTTCAGATTCACTGTACGATTATTGaactatgttttatatatttatatatatacttataacatttgtgtatatataagttgttttatcactaaaacattaaattaaataaccgtGGCTATAAAAATAGCGgccgtatatataaattgtttgtcagatgatgatgattgtaattttttatatctatatatagcgacatttatataactaaaacatttattctaattttatgtattgtaataatgacattgaattattttatatacctacccagtaatgatatttaatattattttattatatatatttatataaaaaagttgtgttagttacacaatttataattcaagaaCGGCTGTTGGGATATGGTTGGAAAATGGCGGGGAGATAGCTTGGAACTAGGAGAGGGACATAGGATATTTCATTATGTTCGatcgaaaaagaaaaaaaacacttaataaattccaatatttGGTTATTTATGGCCTCTAAGGCGGATTAGAGTTCGCCCGGTCAGCTATACATACATTACTAATGCCGAAAttaacgcggacgaagtcgcgggcaaaaactagtatattaataaaccaaGTTTGCAACATCACTCCtaatacggagcgttaacggttttttaaagttaatcaTAATCACAACATTAATCCTATATAAGATTTTCGCCAAGTAACATCATGTCTGCGAGTGTTATACGCTGTTTATTGTAGTACTAAGCCCTTTCAAATTGTATGCCCGTGATAACGGGCGCTCTGAAATAAACGAAACGTTTAgtaaaatgtaacataaattaagtttatacgaaaactataatataatttgtttgttatattatctAAATGTACCAAATAACAGAATTTGTATGCGGACTTTCTTATAGACATTACGTCATAACACTCTCGGACTCTCTTCATTATAGACATGATtgtatacttaattttaacgGTTTAAATAAAGGTATATACTTagataatgtaattatttttaataatatatatagcaaagttttatttaataaaattttaaatgtacacaAGTGTAGAGCACAATTATAAGTCAAAGACATATCGTTTCGCTCGTCCCTTTTATAACTTTGTCCTTGAgagctaattttatttaatcttgttTCTTTTACCTATAAAACCTGTGTGGATACAAACATactgaatgttaaaaaacataatcacAGTTTTGGCTTCACTGCAGACAGGTAACGACGGTTAGGCAAATTGGGAAGGATTTGTCAATTAATCAGTAATTATAAATGCtaatgtatagaaaatatctttttttggataatttttatttaaaatattttcattataatctgTCATACAAGTTTACGCAAaccgattaaaaataatttcaatagtaACATGTGTATCCTTAGCACAAGTTTGGATCGTCACACAACATACGAAGCGCTTAAGGTCTCTCACACAATAACTCACTTTAGTGTTataatatgcaaaattttattaacacaagtttgtatttttatactacGTACGAATCATTTCccgttttttattcaataacctTTTTCATTACTATAACTagaaccttcctcgagaatcacacTATCCAGTAGTGAAAACCGCTTGAttatcggtgcagtagtttttctgattatcgcgaacagacagacagacagacgcggcgggggactttgttttataatatgtgtatagATGTGCGaagatttttgtataaaaaaaatgattttttcgaCCTTCACAACAATTGAACAGAAACGTGCCGTAAATTAGCTTTCcgtaagttattaaaatcagCTTATTGTACCTATAAATATCTagctaaagatattttaaatatttttttacttattaaaatgcaaaacCTTAAGCTGAAAGaacgatatttataactttcccatgaaaacaaatatccagttaaaaactatttactttctatattaaaagcgaagatttataaaaaagaatcaGACTTTATTTACAATCGTAAAAGACCTTCTTgaagactatatatataatgtaatatattggcAAACTATTAGCCCAATATTGGCCCAGGTCAAGGGCAATGTTGGTCGTAAGTATATCCCCAAATAGCATACGTATGTTGAATACATACGAATTCCTTGGaattgtaagaaatatttccaattaagaatattattactcCGAAATGCTAAACGTTACGTAAAAGAAGCaagttcgttttttttttttttaataaaaagaaaacaaaacaccAAAGAAAAACCGTTGTGGTCATTCGAGAATGTTTCTTTTACGTATTTTACATCacgacataaaaataaaaaagtattgtatAGAATTCAGTGGTAATTCAAGGTCTTTTCAATTTCCAAAGCCGATTAAACAACGATTTAACTTGACTGGAGAATAGAGATGTGAAAGATAAGgctagaaatataatttgtactaATTTCGTTAATTTCTCAGCCTTTATTACTgtctgaaattatattatactgttaTGGGAATGATTTTCAAGTGTTGTCTATTGACTGTTAGTGTAtcatttcattgatttattaaagttaaacaatTTTAGGTATTAAATCAGGTTAATTTATTAgaggttaaaatatttctctcaTTAAGACTTGTGTCTTTGTAACTTTGATTTTGCGTTCTAGTTCCTTTTAAACACTTTATTTCGTTCATAAAAcaaagacatttatattatagtcatGTTCGCTTCAATATAAAGGGGCTTGATATTTCTGAAGATGTTATCCCGACGCGATGACCTTGACCAAAAGACGATGTAAGTCACACCAGGGCATCGGCCTCGAAAAGTGAAAACATACTCGCCACCCGGCCCACAACCGGTTGCGGCAACCGATAGCTTTTTGAATAACACAGGTTATTGTTACATAACCAtaagaaagttaaatttaacggGTTGCCGCTAACAGTAACTAACGGTGCCTTAGTGAGAGTTAGTATCCATTGTCAAacctaacaaaataaaaatattcttttatgaaatttcGTTTGAAATTCTTGAAATTCTACGTTGACAATGcaaaaaccttaaaaagtaTACATCtttgttgataaatatataccaCTTTCCTATGTTTATTGATCggataagtaaataaacaagGAACATAGGATATGCTTCCATTTCGATATGATTTATCAATATAGTATCAATGATATTTCTTTGCCAAGTACATCTCACGTGATAACAGTGATAGCGGGTCGATGActcaatgtttatattaacaaatcgGCAACGAAGCTcgtttaaaaactttgaaatcaTTAGAGTAATTGCAGTCGATGTTAATgttgtcataaaataattagtctatgtttaaaaaaaaatgcattaccAAAAAcgaatacatattaattatactttacatattatatgaattgttCGATCAAATAACGACTGGAAGTACTACGAGTATGCGgttgacatttaaaacaaagtgtctaaaaaattaatttaaaggtcAAGCATTCCCTGCTCAATGTATGTGGCGTGGAATTTCATCAAGCACTCGATGAATAgtagtaaataatacaatttatatattttttttctattctattaCAGGTCATAAACAATGCAGGACCAAGAGTGTGACGTTGAGCCGGCGCACCACGCTCGTCGGCCGATGAATGCCTTTCTCATATTCTGCAAACGTCACCGTAGCGTCGTCAGAGACAAGTATCCAAATTTAGAAAACAGGTGAGAGATgattaataacgttatattaatttaatgacttAATTAATGACATGATGGAAACGGGATGGTGAAATGTGGTGAATTTGACAACAAAATAaccaataacaatatttctaaaacatcAGGTGTTAGTCTTTCTTTGTCCCGTCTCAGTGTTCTCAGTATTCACTTTATCTGATTATACTGTCatagttataaaacaatcagtgtcaatattttttatattatctcaaaaaaaatactaacataTCTTGTATTTTACTTGCAGATCTATAACTAAAATTCTCGGAGAATGGTGGGCCAATTTGGACCAGGAAGAGAAAGCTTGTTATACAGGTCTTGCTAAACAggtatgtgaatattttattcataatgtcaatcgtatgtatttaataataaaaaagctttAATGTGACGTATCGACTTTCAGTACAAAGACGCGTTCTTCAACGCCAACCCTGACTTCAAATGGTACAAGTTGCCCGCACCACCGCTACGTACACTATCCTCCCGGCCTCGGGAGTCCACTGAGAAAGCAGAATCCTCCAACGAATATAACGACCATGAACtggaaaaaacaaataataattccacAAAATTCGACTACAATAAGAAACCAGACAGTGATCCAGAAACTGAAGCTAAACCACTATCCATGTTCACGCCTGGAAAGTTAGCCGATGAAGCTCAAATGGGAGGTCTGAGTAGCCTCCTAGCTACCAAGACTGAAGTCCAAACTCCTAATCCATATTATTCTCCTCCTTCCTGTAAATTTAACGCGATCTCAACTCCAATCGAATACAGATCTCATGATTCAATAGACAGACCCAAAACCAAACGAGAAGACAGCATACGTGAGCTTCAAAATGCACTTACAGAAACAACTCGAATGTTCGAAGAAGATTTCGATGAAAAGGAACAATTACGTTATTACGGTGCAGCTAACGACCAATTCACGAACCAAGATGTTATCGACCAAATAGTTGATAAACGCTATTCTAAAGATGATGAAGGATACCAGAGAAACTGGTCGGATGACGAGAAAAATTCCAAGTCTGGTAGAACTTGCAAAGGGAAAAGATATCAA
The window above is part of the Danaus plexippus chromosome 7, MEX_DaPlex, whole genome shotgun sequence genome. Proteins encoded here:
- the LOC116770588 gene encoding uncharacterized protein LOC116770588 yields the protein MQDQECDVEPAHHARRPMNAFLIFCKRHRSVVRDKYPNLENRSITKILGEWWANLDQEEKACYTGLAKQYKDAFFNANPDFKWYKLPAPPLRTLSSRPRESTEKAESSNEYNDHELEKTNNNSTKFDYNKKPDSDPETEAKPLSMFTPGKLADEAQMGGLSSLLATKTEVQTPNPYYSPPSCKFNAISTPIEYRSHDSIDRPKTKREDSIRELQNALTETTRMFEEDFDEKEQLRYYGAANDQFTNQDVIDQIVDKRYSKDDEGYQRNWSDDEKNSKSGRTCKGKRYQEFMAVGGLIVNKRPRRDYPDRLSDEGYNASCSWDPGSSLEESTMTMADESTPDTNYIQHDITVESEPNVEPNDTPEIDNNCNKSFKAADFDLEAKIRALPSLSLEKFQQKKRENKRKKKNVSLRTKSVKSSQIINSVPRPVMDERHEMAENWRETVIGSQKRKPRKISITRLEINSLVSSNMNGGNKISPEIKIATEAPCTIQSMDICNQSHGNVDLFALATLAEVAANTSKIEQTNAASEDASKV